A stretch of the Panthera uncia isolate 11264 chromosome D1, Puncia_PCG_1.0, whole genome shotgun sequence genome encodes the following:
- the TRIM66 gene encoding tripartite motif-containing protein 66 isoform X1, producing MARNCSECKEKRAAHILCTYCNRWLCSSCTEEHRHGPAPGGPLFPRAQKGPPGVTGGSGDFALYCPLHTQEVLKLFCETCDVLTCHSCLMVEHKEHRCRHLEEVLQNQRMLLESVTTQVAHKKSNLQTSAKQIEDRIFEVKHQHRKVENQIKMAKMVLMNELNKQANGLIEELEGITNERKRKLEQQLQSIMVLNRQFEHVQNFINWAVCSKTSVPFLFSKELIVFQMQRLLETNCNTDPGSPWSIRFTWEPNFWTKQLASLGCITTEGGQLSRAETPAYGGLQGPPSFYQSHQSPVAQQETLSHPSHKFQSPALCSPSVCCSHCSPVSPSLKGQVPPPGIHSAHSFRQPSEMAPQQLGSLQCPALLPREKELACNPQPPKLMQPWLETQSPVEQENSSQRPGQQLTSQPVCIVPPQDVQQGAHAQPPLQTPSIQVQFGHHQKLKLSHFQQQPQQQLPPLPPPPPPPQQAPPPPLPPSQHLASSQHGSPPGPACSQNMDIMHHKFELEEMQKDLELLLQAQQPSLQLNQTKSPQHLQQTIVGQINYIVRQPAPIQSQSQEDAVQASDEPPASEGPKPALPLDKNTAANLPQASGEETPPSVPPLDNTIQHSSPNVVRKHSTSVSIMGFSNTLEMELSSTRLARTLEPQIQSVSSLPAAPSHMVPSLLSSTPTTVSSLMSSQNQAMPSLTVGHLPTIPSLVRGTPQSVPSLMSDSSQAITSLASDQSQARPNLMSGPTQAMPSLATCPLQSMPPASDAQPESGSSCSPGSGRAVGSLCPGDGADPSLGNALCKMESEDSTRFTDSLRQDSTTPGLDASKDLAIPSELEEPINLSVKKPPLVPVINTSMALQQYRNPKEYENFKQGALELDTKGNQSIRPFNSEPKIPYVRLERLKICAASSGEMPVFKLKPQKNEQDGSFLLIIECGTESSSMSIKVSQNNMPDAIQAPSLGGRKVTVTSLAGQQPPEGEGASPEEQRLIPRTPGAKKGPPVPIENEDFCAVCLNGGELLCCDRCPKVFHLSCHLPALLSFPGGDWVCTLCRSLTQPEMEYDCENARYNQPGMRATPGLSIYDQKKCEKLVLSLCCHSLSLPFHEPVSPLARHYYQIIKRPMDLSIIRRKLQKKDPAHYTTPEEVVSDVRLMFWNCAKFNYPDSEVAEAGRCLEVFFEGWLKEIYPEKRFAQPRQEDSDSEEVSSESGYSTPQGFPWPPYVQEGIQPKRRRRHMENERAKRMSFRLASSISQV from the exons ATGGCCAGG AACTGCTCCGAGTGCAAGGAGAAGAGGGCAGCACACATCCTCTGCACCTACTGCAACCGCTGGCTGTGCAGCTCCTGCACAGAGGAGCACCGGCACGGCCCAGCCCCCGGGGGCCCGCTCTTTCCCCGGGCCCAGAAGGGCCCGCCAG GAGTGACTGGTGGTTCTGGGGACTTCGCCTTGTACTGTCCTCTACACACACAAGAAGTGCTCAAGCTATTCTGTGAGACTTGTGATGTTCTAACATGCCATAGCTGCCTCATGGTGGAACACAAAGAACATAG GTGTAGACATCTTGAAGAAGTTTTGCAAAACCAGAGGATGCTTCTGGAAAGTGTGACTACACAGGTGGCTCATAAGAAATCTAATCTACAGACCTCTGCAAAGCAAATTGAGGACAG GATTTTTGAAGTGAAGCATCAACACAGGAAGGTGGAAAACCAGATCAAAATGGCCAAGATGGTTTTGATGAATGAGCTGAACAAACAGGCCAATGGGCTCATAGAGGAGTTGGAG GGCATTACTAATGAGAGAAAGCGGAAGCTGGAGCAACAGCTACAGAGCATCATGGTTCTCAACCGCCAGTTTGAACATGTGCAGAACTTCATCAATTGGGCTGTCTGCAGCAAAACCAGTGTCCCTTTCCTGTTCAGCAAAGAGCTG ATTGTGTTTCAGATGCAGCGATTGCTGGAGACAAACTGTAACACAGATCCTGGCTCCCCTTGGAGTATCAGATTCACCTGGGAGCCTAACTTCTGGACCAAGCAACTGGCTTCCCTTG GCTGTATAACTACTGAAGGTGGACAGCTGTCCCGGGCAGAGACTCCTGCTTATGGAGGCTTACAGGGACCGCCATCCTTTTATCAAAGCCATCAGTCCCCAGTGGCACAGCAAGAGACTCTCAGCCACCCCTCACATAAGTTCCAGTCTCCAGCACTGTGTTCCCCATCTGTGTGCTGCTCCCACTGCTCCCCAGTCTCGCCCTCCCTCAAAGGTCAGGTCCCCCCACCTGGCATACACTCAGCTCACAGCTTCAGGCAACCCTCTGAGATGGCACCCCAACAACTGGGGTCTCTGCAGTGCCCTGCCCTGCTGCCCAGGGAGAAAGAGCTGGCTTGTAATCCTCAGCCACCAAAACTGATGCAGCCCTGGCTGGAAACGCAGTCCCCTGTGGAGCAGGAGAACTCGTCTCAGCGGCCGGGGCAGCAGCTGACTTCCCAGCCAGTGTGCATCGTGCCCCCGCAGGATGTTCAGCAAGGAGCCCATGCCCAGCCCCCCTTACAGACCCCCTCCATCCAAGTCCAGTTTGGCCACCACCAGAAGCTGAAGCTCAGCCACTTtcagcagcagccacagcagcagcTGCCACCTCTGCCGCctccaccgcccccaccccagcaggcACCGCCGCCACCTCTACCTCCATCCCAGCACCTGGCTTCTAGTCAGCATGGAAGCCCGCCTGGGCCTGCCTGCTCCCAGAACATGGATATAATGCACCACAAATTTGAGCTGGAGGAGATGCAGAAGGACCTGGAGCTTCTCCTTCAGGCTCAGCAGCCCAGCCTGCAGCTGAATCAGACCAAATCTCCTCAGCACCTTCAGCAAACCATTGTGGGGCAGATCAACTACATTGTGAGGCAGCCAGCACCCATCCAGTCCCAGAGCCAGGAGGATGCCGTGCAG gcTTCAGATGAGCCCCCAGCATCTGAAGGTCCAAAGCCAGCTCTCCCTCTTGACAAGAATACTGCTGCTAACTTGCCCCAGGCGTCTGGGGAAGAAACCCCTCCCAGTGTCCCCCCACTGGACAACACCATCCAGCACTCCTCTCCAAATGTGGTGAGAAAG CACTCCACTTCGGTGAGCATCATGGGCTTTTCCAACACACTGGAGATGGAGCTGTCATCTACCAGGCTGGCAAGGACCTTAGAGCCACAGATCCAGAGCGTGAGCAGCCTGCCTGCCGCCCCTTCCCACATGGTACCAAGCCTGCTGAGCAGCACCCCCACAACTGTGTCCAGCCTGATGAGCAGCCAAAACCAGGCTATGCCCAGCCTGACAGTGGGTCATCTGCCGACCATACCCAGCCTTGTGCGCGGCACACCCCAGTCCGTGCCCAGCCTGATGAGTGATTCCTCCCAGGCCATCACAAGCCTAGCAAGTGATCAGTCACAGGCCAGGCCCAACCTGATGTCTGGTCCCACCCAGGCTATGCCAAGTCTGGCGACTTGTCCTCTGCAGAGCATGCCTCCAGCTTCTGACGCGCAACCAGAAAGTGGATCCAGCTGCAGTCCTGGCTCTGGGCGAGCTGTAGGGAGCCTGTGCCCTGGAGATGGGGCTGACCCCTCTCTCGGGAATGCCCTGTGTAAG ATGGAAAGTGAGGATTCTACCCGCTTCACTGACTCTCTGAGACAAGACTCCACAACCCCTGGTCTGGATGCTTCCAAGGATTTGGCTATCCCTTCAGAACTAGAGGAGCCAATTAACCTCTCTGTGAAGAAACCCCCACTGGTCCCAGTGATCAACACATCCATGGCTCTGCAACAGTACCGGAACCCAAAAG AGTATGAGAATTTTAAACAAGGAGCCCTGGAATTGGATACAAAAGGGAACCAGAGTATCAG GCCCTTCAACAGCGAGCCTAAGATTCCCTATGTGCGACTGGAGCGGCTCAAGATCTGTGCTGCCTCCTCGGGAGAGATGCCTGTGTTCAAGTTGAAGCCCCAGAAGAATGAGCAGGATGGGAGCTTCCTGCTGATCATCGAGTGTGGCACTGAGTCCTCCAGCATGTCTATTAAG GTCAGCCAGAACAACATGCCTGATGCCATCCAGGCCCCAAGTCTGGGGGGAAGAAAGGTCACTGTCACTTCTCTGGCGGGGCAGCAGCCACCAGAGGGGGAGGGTGCATCTCCTGAAGAACAAAGACTCATTCCTCGGACCCCTGGAGCCAAGAAGGGGCCCCCTGTACCAATAGAGAATGAGGACTTCTGCGCTGTGTGCCTCAATGGGGGAGAGTTGCTGTGCTGCGATCGCTGCCCCAAAGTGTTCCACCTTTCCTGCCACTTGCCGGCCCTGCTCAGCTTCCCCGG GGGAGACTGGGTATGTACCTTGTGCCGCAGCCTGACCCAGCCCGAGATGGAGTACGACTGTGAGAATGCTCGCTATAATCAGCCTGGAATGCGGGCCACTCCTGGCCTGAGCATCTATGACCAGAAG AAGTGTGAAAAGCTGGTACTGTCCTTGTGCTGCCATAGCCTCAGCCTGCCCTTCCATGAACCTGTCAGCCCGCTG GCTCGGCATTACTACCAGATTATCAAGAGGCCCATGGACCTGTCAATCATTCGGAGGAAGCTGCAAAAGAAGGACCCAGCTCACTACACCACCCCAGAGGAGGTGGTGTCAGACGTCCGCCTCATGTTCTGGAACTGTGCGAAGTTCAATTAT
- the TRIM66 gene encoding tripartite motif-containing protein 66 isoform X2 produces MQRLLETNCNTDPGSPWSIRFTWEPNFWTKQLASLGCITTEGGQLSRAETPAYGGLQGPPSFYQSHQSPVAQQETLSHPSHKFQSPALCSPSVCCSHCSPVSPSLKGQVPPPGIHSAHSFRQPSEMAPQQLGSLQCPALLPREKELACNPQPPKLMQPWLETQSPVEQENSSQRPGQQLTSQPVCIVPPQDVQQGAHAQPPLQTPSIQVQFGHHQKLKLSHFQQQPQQQLPPLPPPPPPPQQAPPPPLPPSQHLASSQHGSPPGPACSQNMDIMHHKFELEEMQKDLELLLQAQQPSLQLNQTKSPQHLQQTIVGQINYIVRQPAPIQSQSQEDAVQASDEPPASEGPKPALPLDKNTAANLPQASGEETPPSVPPLDNTIQHSSPNVVRKHSTSVSIMGFSNTLEMELSSTRLARTLEPQIQSVSSLPAAPSHMVPSLLSSTPTTVSSLMSSQNQAMPSLTVGHLPTIPSLVRGTPQSVPSLMSDSSQAITSLASDQSQARPNLMSGPTQAMPSLATCPLQSMPPASDAQPESGSSCSPGSGRAVGSLCPGDGADPSLGNALCKMESEDSTRFTDSLRQDSTTPGLDASKDLAIPSELEEPINLSVKKPPLVPVINTSMALQQYRNPKEYENFKQGALELDTKGNQSIRPFNSEPKIPYVRLERLKICAASSGEMPVFKLKPQKNEQDGSFLLIIECGTESSSMSIKVSQNNMPDAIQAPSLGGRKVTVTSLAGQQPPEGEGASPEEQRLIPRTPGAKKGPPVPIENEDFCAVCLNGGELLCCDRCPKVFHLSCHLPALLSFPGGDWVCTLCRSLTQPEMEYDCENARYNQPGMRATPGLSIYDQKKCEKLVLSLCCHSLSLPFHEPVSPLARHYYQIIKRPMDLSIIRRKLQKKDPAHYTTPEEVVSDVRLMFWNCAKFNYPDSEVAEAGRCLEVFFEGWLKEIYPEKRFAQPRQEDSDSEEVSSESGYSTPQGFPWPPYVQEGIQPKRRRRHMENERAKRMSFRLASSISQV; encoded by the exons ATGCAGCGATTGCTGGAGACAAACTGTAACACAGATCCTGGCTCCCCTTGGAGTATCAGATTCACCTGGGAGCCTAACTTCTGGACCAAGCAACTGGCTTCCCTTG GCTGTATAACTACTGAAGGTGGACAGCTGTCCCGGGCAGAGACTCCTGCTTATGGAGGCTTACAGGGACCGCCATCCTTTTATCAAAGCCATCAGTCCCCAGTGGCACAGCAAGAGACTCTCAGCCACCCCTCACATAAGTTCCAGTCTCCAGCACTGTGTTCCCCATCTGTGTGCTGCTCCCACTGCTCCCCAGTCTCGCCCTCCCTCAAAGGTCAGGTCCCCCCACCTGGCATACACTCAGCTCACAGCTTCAGGCAACCCTCTGAGATGGCACCCCAACAACTGGGGTCTCTGCAGTGCCCTGCCCTGCTGCCCAGGGAGAAAGAGCTGGCTTGTAATCCTCAGCCACCAAAACTGATGCAGCCCTGGCTGGAAACGCAGTCCCCTGTGGAGCAGGAGAACTCGTCTCAGCGGCCGGGGCAGCAGCTGACTTCCCAGCCAGTGTGCATCGTGCCCCCGCAGGATGTTCAGCAAGGAGCCCATGCCCAGCCCCCCTTACAGACCCCCTCCATCCAAGTCCAGTTTGGCCACCACCAGAAGCTGAAGCTCAGCCACTTtcagcagcagccacagcagcagcTGCCACCTCTGCCGCctccaccgcccccaccccagcaggcACCGCCGCCACCTCTACCTCCATCCCAGCACCTGGCTTCTAGTCAGCATGGAAGCCCGCCTGGGCCTGCCTGCTCCCAGAACATGGATATAATGCACCACAAATTTGAGCTGGAGGAGATGCAGAAGGACCTGGAGCTTCTCCTTCAGGCTCAGCAGCCCAGCCTGCAGCTGAATCAGACCAAATCTCCTCAGCACCTTCAGCAAACCATTGTGGGGCAGATCAACTACATTGTGAGGCAGCCAGCACCCATCCAGTCCCAGAGCCAGGAGGATGCCGTGCAG gcTTCAGATGAGCCCCCAGCATCTGAAGGTCCAAAGCCAGCTCTCCCTCTTGACAAGAATACTGCTGCTAACTTGCCCCAGGCGTCTGGGGAAGAAACCCCTCCCAGTGTCCCCCCACTGGACAACACCATCCAGCACTCCTCTCCAAATGTGGTGAGAAAG CACTCCACTTCGGTGAGCATCATGGGCTTTTCCAACACACTGGAGATGGAGCTGTCATCTACCAGGCTGGCAAGGACCTTAGAGCCACAGATCCAGAGCGTGAGCAGCCTGCCTGCCGCCCCTTCCCACATGGTACCAAGCCTGCTGAGCAGCACCCCCACAACTGTGTCCAGCCTGATGAGCAGCCAAAACCAGGCTATGCCCAGCCTGACAGTGGGTCATCTGCCGACCATACCCAGCCTTGTGCGCGGCACACCCCAGTCCGTGCCCAGCCTGATGAGTGATTCCTCCCAGGCCATCACAAGCCTAGCAAGTGATCAGTCACAGGCCAGGCCCAACCTGATGTCTGGTCCCACCCAGGCTATGCCAAGTCTGGCGACTTGTCCTCTGCAGAGCATGCCTCCAGCTTCTGACGCGCAACCAGAAAGTGGATCCAGCTGCAGTCCTGGCTCTGGGCGAGCTGTAGGGAGCCTGTGCCCTGGAGATGGGGCTGACCCCTCTCTCGGGAATGCCCTGTGTAAG ATGGAAAGTGAGGATTCTACCCGCTTCACTGACTCTCTGAGACAAGACTCCACAACCCCTGGTCTGGATGCTTCCAAGGATTTGGCTATCCCTTCAGAACTAGAGGAGCCAATTAACCTCTCTGTGAAGAAACCCCCACTGGTCCCAGTGATCAACACATCCATGGCTCTGCAACAGTACCGGAACCCAAAAG AGTATGAGAATTTTAAACAAGGAGCCCTGGAATTGGATACAAAAGGGAACCAGAGTATCAG GCCCTTCAACAGCGAGCCTAAGATTCCCTATGTGCGACTGGAGCGGCTCAAGATCTGTGCTGCCTCCTCGGGAGAGATGCCTGTGTTCAAGTTGAAGCCCCAGAAGAATGAGCAGGATGGGAGCTTCCTGCTGATCATCGAGTGTGGCACTGAGTCCTCCAGCATGTCTATTAAG GTCAGCCAGAACAACATGCCTGATGCCATCCAGGCCCCAAGTCTGGGGGGAAGAAAGGTCACTGTCACTTCTCTGGCGGGGCAGCAGCCACCAGAGGGGGAGGGTGCATCTCCTGAAGAACAAAGACTCATTCCTCGGACCCCTGGAGCCAAGAAGGGGCCCCCTGTACCAATAGAGAATGAGGACTTCTGCGCTGTGTGCCTCAATGGGGGAGAGTTGCTGTGCTGCGATCGCTGCCCCAAAGTGTTCCACCTTTCCTGCCACTTGCCGGCCCTGCTCAGCTTCCCCGG GGGAGACTGGGTATGTACCTTGTGCCGCAGCCTGACCCAGCCCGAGATGGAGTACGACTGTGAGAATGCTCGCTATAATCAGCCTGGAATGCGGGCCACTCCTGGCCTGAGCATCTATGACCAGAAG AAGTGTGAAAAGCTGGTACTGTCCTTGTGCTGCCATAGCCTCAGCCTGCCCTTCCATGAACCTGTCAGCCCGCTG GCTCGGCATTACTACCAGATTATCAAGAGGCCCATGGACCTGTCAATCATTCGGAGGAAGCTGCAAAAGAAGGACCCAGCTCACTACACCACCCCAGAGGAGGTGGTGTCAGACGTCCGCCTCATGTTCTGGAACTGTGCGAAGTTCAATTAT